The Chryseolinea soli nucleotide sequence AGCAAAAGATGTACAGACAGTTTATAAGACTTTGTGCCATGGGAGTGATTTTATTCACACCAAGCATGGTCTTTGGTCAGCAAATACCTTTAGATCCGCAAGTGCGGACTGGCAGATTGCCTAATGGATTGACATACTACCTGCGAAAGAATAATGAACCGCAGAAGCAAGCGTATATGATGATTGTCAACAAAGCGGGTTCCATCCTTGAGGACGACGATCAACTGGGGCTGGCGCATTTTATGGAGCACATGAATTTCAATGGTACCAGGCATTTTCCGAAAAACGAACTGGTCAATTTTCTTGAAAAGTCGGGTGTGACATTTGGCGCAGATCTGAACGCTTACACGTCGTTCGACGAAACAGTATACATACTTCCTATTCCGACCACTAATCCCGAGATGCTTCCTAAGGGTTTGGATGTTTTGCGCGATTGGGCATCGGAGGCGACACTGGATCCTGTCGAGATTGACAAGGAGAGAGGCGTCATCCTGGAAGAGGAGCGCTTGCATCGTGGTCGAGGTGAGCGTATAGATAAGCAGACTTTTCCGATGCTCACCAATAGGTCGAAGTATGGCGCACGTTCCCCCATCGGTGAAGTTGATATACTCAGAACCTTCAAGCCAGAGTCAATTAAACGCTTCAAGGACGATTGGTATCGTCCCGACCTTCAAGCCGTCATTGTGGTGGGGGACATAGATCTTGACAAGACGGAGAAGTTGGTCAAGACGAGGTTTACGGACTTAAACAATCCCGTGAAAGAGCGGACAAGGAGCCGATACGAGATCGAACTGAAAGGTAACAATCAGTTTATAGTAGCAACGGACGATGAACAACCTAATGTGTCGATAGAGATTTACTTTAAACGCAAAAGCGGCGACCTATACACCGAGGAAGAATATGTCAGAGCGATCAAAGGTCAGCTGATGAACCAGATGATCAGCTTTCGACAGTTAGAGATGACTAACAGCGATCCTGCGCCTGCTTACCTCAATATGGGAATCGGTAAGCAAGGCTTCGTGGGTGGAGTGGAGACGATGGGCATTTCGGTGACCGGGAAGAAAGGGAAATTGAAGGAGGCTTTTAAAAAAACGTGGGGCCTTGTAGAACGGCTTAGGAAATATGGATTTACTGAGCAAGACCTGGAAAACGCAAGAACACAATTCCTGCGTTTTTATGAGCAGCGATTTGAGGAACGCGAGCATAACGAATCGAAATCCTATGCGCAGGAGTATGTGTCTCTGTTCCTAAGAGGTGAGGCTTCTCCGGGCATAGCATGGGAATATGATTTTGTAAAAAAGACATTGCCGAAGATTTCAGTGAGTGATATCAATGCGCTGTTACAGGGATATCTGGAACCGCATGACCGCGATATAGTGGTCGGCGCACCGACGTCCGAGAAAGGCATGCTGCCGACTGAAAAAGACATTGAGGGGTGGATGACCGAGGTTGCTCAGGCAGAAACATCGGCATTTCGGGAACAGGAATCCGAAAAAGAATTATTGGAGACTTTGCCGGTGGCTGGGAAGGTTGTTTCAAGAACGCAGAAAAGAGAATTTGGTGTCACCGAACTCAAGCTGTCGAATGGTATCAATGTGATATTAAAGCCGACTGCATATAAAAGCGACCAGATAATTTTTACTGCGTTTAGCGAGGGAGGAACATCTCTTTACGATTTGAAGGACTTTTTCAACGCAGCGTACGCGACGAGCTTCTTTGATGAAATGGGGCTTGGCAAGCTTACCTCGATAGAGATGCAGCGGAAACTTGCGGGTAGCACAGCTCAGGTGTCGGTAAATATCGGTGAGAAAATAGAAGCTGCTGGCGGCGGCGCATCGGTGAAAGATATTGAAACAGCTTTTCAAGTGCTATATCTGAAGTTTACATCCCCTCGCAAAGACACGGTGCTGTTTGGTAATATGCTGGCGAACTTTGAGGAGATTCTTGCGAACCGATATCTTGACCCCCAAAATGTGTTTTCAGATTCTATCGAAGCTATCGTCAGTAACCGTGATGCTCGCCATCGTGCGCCATCGGTAGAGGATATCAAAGCGTTAAATTTGGATCGGATGTACCGGATCTATAAGGAAAGGTTTGCTGACGCCTCTGGCTTTACTTTTGTGTTTGTGGGTAATTTTGAAGAAAGGGAACTACTTCCTCTCATTGAGAAATATCTAGGGTCTTTGCCGGCAACCCATAAGGCTGAAAAGGCGCGGGCTTTTAAACTGAAGAGTCTCGAAGGAAAGGTTATGAAAGTTGTGTCAGCAGGTACGGAAAATAAGGCATCGGTAAGAATGTTTGTACACGGAAAGGCTAAGAACACTGAAGTTGAAAGAATGAAACTTAGGGCTCTCTGTGAAATTCTTCAAATGAGACTTGTGCAGATACTTAGGGAGGATGAGGGGGGCGTATATACCCCGTCTGTACGGGGGGCGTTTATAGAAGAGGAACAAAAGTTTTCCATTGGAATTGGGTTTGGCTGCTCTCCGCAAAATGCGGATCGCCTAATTTCCTTGGTAACAGCGGCACTCAAGGATATTCGGGAGCGGGGAGTAACCGCTGAGGAGGTTCAGAAGTTTAAAGTGGCGTGTGAAAAGAGGCATGATCAGTCATTAACTACGAACGAGTTCTGGTTGCAATACTTAGCCGGCCAGTATCGGAAAAAAGAGGATTTGAGTGCGATCAATGCGTTTCACAAAGACTTATCCAGGGTGACCGCTGAAAGCTTGTTAAAAGCTTCGCAAGTGTTTTTCAGTGACAAAAATGTCCTAACCTTCAAGTTAGTGCCAAAGAGTACGAGTTAGTTTAGGTTTAAAAGGAAGGGGGCCATGAGAATGGCTCCTTTTTTATTAATTAATTAATCTTTTTAGC carries:
- a CDS encoding M16 family metallopeptidase, yielding MGVILFTPSMVFGQQIPLDPQVRTGRLPNGLTYYLRKNNEPQKQAYMMIVNKAGSILEDDDQLGLAHFMEHMNFNGTRHFPKNELVNFLEKSGVTFGADLNAYTSFDETVYILPIPTTNPEMLPKGLDVLRDWASEATLDPVEIDKERGVILEEERLHRGRGERIDKQTFPMLTNRSKYGARSPIGEVDILRTFKPESIKRFKDDWYRPDLQAVIVVGDIDLDKTEKLVKTRFTDLNNPVKERTRSRYEIELKGNNQFIVATDDEQPNVSIEIYFKRKSGDLYTEEEYVRAIKGQLMNQMISFRQLEMTNSDPAPAYLNMGIGKQGFVGGVETMGISVTGKKGKLKEAFKKTWGLVERLRKYGFTEQDLENARTQFLRFYEQRFEEREHNESKSYAQEYVSLFLRGEASPGIAWEYDFVKKTLPKISVSDINALLQGYLEPHDRDIVVGAPTSEKGMLPTEKDIEGWMTEVAQAETSAFREQESEKELLETLPVAGKVVSRTQKREFGVTELKLSNGINVILKPTAYKSDQIIFTAFSEGGTSLYDLKDFFNAAYATSFFDEMGLGKLTSIEMQRKLAGSTAQVSVNIGEKIEAAGGGASVKDIETAFQVLYLKFTSPRKDTVLFGNMLANFEEILANRYLDPQNVFSDSIEAIVSNRDARHRAPSVEDIKALNLDRMYRIYKERFADASGFTFVFVGNFEERELLPLIEKYLGSLPATHKAEKARAFKLKSLEGKVMKVVSAGTENKASVRMFVHGKAKNTEVERMKLRALCEILQMRLVQILREDEGGVYTPSVRGAFIEEEQKFSIGIGFGCSPQNADRLISLVTAALKDIRERGVTAEEVQKFKVACEKRHDQSLTTNEFWLQYLAGQYRKKEDLSAINAFHKDLSRVTAESLLKASQVFFSDKNVLTFKLVPKSTS